Proteins from a single region of Limosilactobacillus fermentum:
- the csn2 gene encoding type II-A CRISPR-associated protein Csn2: protein MKLQYHGHQPVELMPGKVVILQIENPSVNTELIQGLQGYNDCLRMIDDEYQELNLSKVMKWEGDLVLNPTKLDSYQTALDKMIVKNLSIQKRDRMNDLAREVFSEMQDSLFEFDLPLEVRYDESLLRLYKYAKIKYLTQVIRQPYGIIETDLKLHLELKDCQVLGYCNVANYLLPEQIQEFATLVEKTELAVLLVEFSEKRETLQQLKQDIYRIDRDFVDWHE, encoded by the coding sequence ATGAAATTGCAATACCATGGCCATCAACCAGTTGAACTGATGCCTGGAAAAGTAGTGATTTTGCAAATAGAGAACCCAAGCGTCAACACCGAATTAATTCAGGGGTTGCAGGGATATAATGATTGCTTAAGGATGATTGACGATGAGTACCAAGAGCTTAATTTGAGTAAGGTAATGAAGTGGGAAGGAGACCTTGTTCTTAATCCAACCAAGCTTGATAGCTACCAAACAGCACTTGATAAGATGATTGTCAAAAATCTTAGCATTCAGAAACGAGATCGGATGAATGACCTTGCTCGTGAGGTGTTCTCAGAGATGCAAGATTCTTTGTTCGAATTCGACTTACCGTTGGAGGTGCGGTATGACGAGAGCCTCTTGAGATTATACAAATATGCGAAAATTAAATATTTGACGCAAGTAATAAGGCAACCTTATGGTATAATTGAAACCGATCTAAAATTACATCTCGAATTAAAAGACTGTCAGGTTCTTGGGTATTGTAATGTCGCTAATTACTTATTGCCTGAGCAGATACAGGAATTCGCTACTCTTGTTGAGAAAACCGAATTGGCAGTTTTATTAGTGGAATTCTCAGAAAAGAGAGAAACTCTACAACAACTCAAACAGGATATTTACCGGATTGATCGGGACTTCGTGGACTGGCACGAATAG
- a CDS encoding L-lactate dehydrogenase has protein sequence MSKTHQKVVLIGDGAVGSSYAFAMVQQGLAQEFAIIDLNKKRTEGDALDLEDATPFTAPKLVYGADYDTCKDADLVVITAGAPQKPGETRLDLVDKNLKIIKSVVEPVVKSGFQGIFLVAANPVDILTYAVQKFSGFPRNKVVGSGTSLDSARLRVGLSKLFNVSPVDVNANMMAEHGDTEFAAFSSATIGGLPLYDLAEAKGISKDDLYKLEDDVRNKAYAIINSKGATFYGVATALMRISRAILRDENAVLPVGAPMSGEYGLKDIYIGTPAVINANGIAEVLEVPLDEREAKAMADSAKTLKEIAKNGMAKIQG, from the coding sequence GTGTCTAAGACTCATCAAAAAGTTGTTTTAATCGGTGACGGAGCCGTTGGTTCTAGTTACGCTTTTGCCATGGTTCAACAAGGGTTGGCCCAAGAATTTGCCATCATTGACTTGAACAAGAAGCGCACGGAAGGGGACGCCCTCGACCTCGAAGACGCTACCCCGTTCACGGCCCCAAAGCTGGTTTACGGCGCCGATTACGACACGTGCAAGGACGCCGACCTGGTTGTGATCACGGCCGGTGCCCCACAAAAGCCGGGTGAAACCCGTCTGGACCTCGTTGACAAGAACTTGAAGATCATCAAGTCCGTTGTTGAACCGGTTGTTAAGTCTGGTTTCCAAGGGATCTTCTTAGTCGCTGCTAACCCAGTTGACATCTTAACTTACGCCGTACAAAAGTTCTCCGGCTTCCCACGCAACAAGGTGGTTGGTTCCGGGACCTCCCTGGACTCCGCTCGTCTGCGGGTTGGTTTGTCCAAGCTGTTCAACGTTAGCCCGGTTGACGTGAACGCCAACATGATGGCTGAACACGGTGACACGGAATTTGCCGCCTTCTCCTCTGCAACGATCGGTGGTTTACCACTGTACGATCTGGCAGAAGCCAAGGGCATTTCCAAGGACGACCTTTACAAGTTAGAAGACGATGTTCGTAACAAGGCTTACGCCATCATCAACTCCAAGGGTGCGACCTTCTACGGTGTGGCCACTGCCCTGATGCGGATTTCCCGTGCCATCCTGCGCGACGAAAACGCCGTCTTGCCAGTTGGTGCCCCAATGAGCGGCGAATACGGCTTAAAGGACATCTACATTGGTACCCCGGCCGTGATCAACGCTAACGGGATCGCCGAAGTCCTCGAAGTTCCGCTGGACGAACGCGAAGCCAAGGCGATGGCCGACTCCGCTAAGACCCTGAAAGAAATCGCTAAGAACGGGATGGCTAAGATTCAAGGCTAA
- the cas1 gene encoding type II CRISPR-associated endonuclease Cas1 translates to MGWRSIIIGQHAKITHSAHMMVVQTKDGINEIPMDDIAKVLVETTQAMISSDFMSACLQRNIKVIFVDRKYQPIGETVGYQPVARDYELLERQFLWPLERREQLWTRIAHAKIESQIKVARLNGCPVQELESELEAIEVNDISNREAVVARKYFPLLFGKDFSRRQENQYNAALDYGYAVLLAETNQSITENGYLMELGIHHQNRENRFNLGSDLMEPFRPVIDYWVTGQKFAEFNRQVRVGLVDAMHTVIKYNGIEMLTQNAVRQYVRECLDYLSGERDEIEVKVEFKDEVPNHALDGHV, encoded by the coding sequence ATGGGATGGCGTTCAATAATCATTGGTCAACATGCAAAGATTACCCACTCTGCTCATATGATGGTTGTGCAGACTAAAGATGGGATTAATGAAATTCCGATGGATGACATTGCAAAAGTACTAGTTGAAACAACTCAGGCGATGATCTCTTCAGATTTCATGAGTGCATGCCTACAACGGAACATTAAAGTAATCTTTGTCGATCGAAAGTACCAACCGATTGGGGAGACGGTTGGTTATCAGCCAGTAGCGAGGGATTATGAATTGTTGGAACGCCAATTCTTATGGCCCTTGGAGCGAAGGGAACAACTTTGGACTAGGATTGCCCACGCCAAAATCGAGAGCCAAATAAAGGTGGCCCGGCTTAATGGATGCCCGGTTCAAGAACTAGAAAGTGAGTTAGAAGCCATTGAAGTAAATGATATTTCTAACCGTGAGGCTGTGGTTGCTCGAAAGTATTTCCCATTGCTGTTCGGAAAAGATTTTAGCCGACGACAGGAGAATCAATACAACGCCGCTCTGGATTATGGATATGCGGTTTTATTAGCGGAGACAAACCAATCGATTACGGAAAATGGCTATCTGATGGAACTAGGAATCCATCATCAAAATCGAGAAAACAGGTTTAATTTGGGTTCAGATTTGATGGAACCATTTCGACCAGTGATCGACTACTGGGTTACAGGACAGAAATTTGCGGAATTCAATCGTCAAGTCCGAGTTGGCTTAGTAGATGCAATGCATACGGTGATCAAGTATAACGGGATTGAAATGCTGACTCAAAATGCAGTGAGGCAGTATGTGCGGGAATGTCTTGATTACTTGAGTGGTGAGCGGGATGAAATTGAAGTAAAGGTGGAGTTTAAAGATGAGGTACCGAATCATGCGCTTGATGGTCATGTTTGA
- a CDS encoding 16S rRNA (uracil(1498)-N(3))-methyltransferase, with the protein MQRYFVDQALPAHRRLNLPDDVSHHLITVMRAAAGTQVELVLADHHAYLATLLDPATAEVKVEQDLGGDSELPIKVTLACGLPKTKEKPELIVQKATELGAKRIIFFESARSVSHWNDQRQGKKVERLQKITNAAAEQSHRDQIPEVSYVKDLKSLLTVFSFDHRVVAWEESAKQGERAALATVFDQVTPGQSLLAIFGPEGGLTETEVETMTAAGVVACGLGPRILRTETAPLYLMAAVSYHFELAEH; encoded by the coding sequence ATGCAACGCTACTTTGTTGACCAAGCACTGCCGGCCCACCGCCGCTTGAACCTCCCTGACGACGTGAGCCACCACCTGATTACGGTGATGCGGGCCGCGGCCGGCACCCAAGTCGAACTGGTTTTGGCCGACCACCACGCCTACTTAGCGACCCTCTTGGACCCGGCGACGGCCGAAGTCAAGGTCGAACAAGACCTCGGCGGCGACAGCGAACTACCGATCAAAGTGACACTCGCCTGTGGTCTGCCCAAGACCAAGGAAAAGCCGGAACTGATCGTGCAAAAGGCGACCGAGCTGGGCGCCAAGCGGATCATCTTCTTTGAAAGTGCCCGCTCGGTGAGCCACTGGAACGACCAGCGCCAGGGCAAGAAGGTCGAGCGCCTGCAAAAGATCACCAACGCGGCGGCCGAACAGTCGCACCGCGACCAGATTCCCGAAGTATCCTACGTCAAGGACCTCAAAAGTTTGTTAACTGTCTTTTCGTTCGATCACCGAGTGGTCGCCTGGGAAGAGTCGGCTAAGCAGGGCGAACGGGCGGCCCTGGCAACCGTCTTTGACCAGGTGACGCCGGGGCAAAGCCTGTTGGCCATCTTTGGTCCCGAGGGCGGCTTGACCGAAACCGAGGTCGAAACGATGACGGCTGCGGGCGTGGTGGCCTGCGGCTTGGGGCCGCGAATCTTACGGACCGAAACGGCGCCGCTCTATTTAATGGCGGCCGTTTCCTACCATTTTGAATTAGCCGAACATTAG
- the cas9 gene encoding type II CRISPR RNA-guided endonuclease Cas9 (Cas9, originally named Csn1, is the large, multifunctional signature protein of type II CRISPR/Cas systems. It is well known even to general audiences because its RNA-guided endonuclease activity has made it a popular tool for custom editing of eukaryotic genomes.) encodes MKEYHIGLDIGTSSIGWAVTDSQFKLMRIKGKTAIGVRLFEEGKTAAERRTFRTTRRRLKRRKWRLHYLDKIFAPHLQEVDENFLRRLKQSNIHPEDPAKNQAFIGKLLFPDLLKKNERGYPTLIKMRDELPVEQRAHYPVTNIYKLREAMINEDRQFDLREVYLAVHHIVKYRGHFLNNASVDKFKVGRIDFDKSFNVLNEAYEELQNGEGSFTIEPSKVEKIGQLLLDTKMRKLDRQKAVAKLLEVKVADKEETKRNKQIATAMSKLVLGYKADFATVAMANGNEWKIDLSSETSEDEIEKFREELSDAQNDILTEITSLFSQIMLNAIVPNGMSISESMMDRYWTHERQLAEVKEYLATQPASARKEFDQVYNKYIGQVPKEKGFDLEKGLKKILSKKENWKEIDELLKAGDFLPKQRTSANGVIPHQMHQQELDRIIEKQAKYYPWLATENPATGERDRHQAKYELDQLVSFRIPYYVGPLVTPEVQKATSGAKFAWAKRKEDGEITPWNLWDKIDRAESAEAFIKRMTVKDTYLLNEDVLPANSLLYQKYNVLNELNNVRVNGRRLSVGIKQDIYTELFKKKKTVKAGDVASLVMAKTRGVNKPSVEGLSDPKKFNSNLATYLDLKSIMGDKVDDNRYQMDLENIIEWRSVFEDGEIFADKLTEVEWLTDEQRSALVKKRYKGWGRLSKKLLTGIVDENGQRIIDLMWNTDQNFMQIVNQPVFKEQIDQLNQKAITNDGMTLRERVESVLDDAYTSPQNKKAIWQVVRVVEDIVKAVGNAPKSISIEFARNEGNKGEITRSRRTQLQKLFEDQAHELVKDTSLTEELEKAPDLSDRYYFYFTQGGKDMYTGDPINFDEISTKYDIDHILPQSFVKDDSLDNRVLVSRAENNKKSDRVPAKLYAAKMKPYWNQLLKQGLITQRKFENLTMDVDQNIKYRSLGFVKRQLVETRQVIKLTANILGSMYQEAGTDIIETRAGLTKQLREEFDLPKVREVNDYHHAVDAYLTTFAGQYLNRRYPKLRSFFVYGEYMKFKHGSDLKLRNFNFFHELMEGDKSQGKVVDQQTGELITTRDEVAKSFDRLLNMKYMLVSKEVHDRSDQLYGATIVTAKESGKLTSPIEIKKNRPVDLYGAYTNGTSAFMTIIKFTGNKPKYKVIGVPTTSAVGLKRVGKPGSESYNQELHRIIKSNPKVKKDFEIVVPHVSYSQLIVDGDCKFTLASDTYQHPATQLVLSKESMEIIADDFKFVKENPATADEQLVRVFDEIVNQMNHYFTIFDQRSNRQKVTKARDKFVSLPTESEYEGAKKTQVGKTEVITNLLMGLHANAAQGDLKVLGLSTFGFFQSSGGLNLSEDAMIVYQSPTGLFERRICLKDI; translated from the coding sequence GTGAAAGAGTATCACATTGGCTTGGACATTGGGACAAGCTCAATTGGCTGGGCGGTAACGGATAGCCAATTTAAACTGATGCGTATCAAGGGGAAGACGGCAATCGGGGTGCGGTTGTTTGAAGAAGGGAAGACGGCTGCAGAACGTCGAACCTTCCGGACAACGCGGCGGCGGTTGAAGCGGCGAAAATGGCGCTTGCACTACTTAGATAAAATTTTTGCCCCGCACTTACAAGAAGTGGATGAAAATTTCTTACGCCGTCTGAAGCAATCAAATATCCACCCGGAAGATCCAGCGAAGAATCAAGCCTTCATTGGTAAGCTCTTATTTCCGGATCTACTGAAGAAGAATGAGCGTGGTTACCCAACACTGATTAAGATGCGCGATGAATTGCCAGTTGAGCAACGCGCCCACTACCCAGTAACGAACATCTACAAGTTACGGGAGGCCATGATTAACGAAGATCGCCAATTCGATCTGCGGGAAGTTTACCTGGCCGTTCACCACATCGTGAAGTACCGGGGTCACTTCTTAAATAACGCTAGCGTTGATAAGTTCAAAGTGGGGAGAATCGATTTTGACAAATCCTTTAACGTTTTGAACGAAGCCTACGAGGAGCTTCAAAACGGCGAAGGTTCATTCACGATTGAGCCTAGCAAGGTTGAAAAAATTGGACAACTGTTGCTAGATACGAAGATGCGTAAGTTGGACCGCCAAAAAGCGGTTGCCAAATTGTTAGAGGTGAAGGTCGCTGACAAAGAGGAGACCAAGCGCAACAAGCAAATTGCAACGGCGATGAGTAAGTTAGTTCTTGGCTACAAGGCGGACTTTGCAACGGTAGCGATGGCGAATGGCAACGAATGGAAGATCGATTTAAGTTCTGAAACCAGTGAGGACGAGATTGAAAAATTCCGGGAAGAATTGAGTGATGCTCAAAATGATATCTTAACGGAAATCACTAGCCTGTTCTCGCAGATCATGCTGAATGCAATCGTGCCAAATGGGATGTCGATTTCTGAATCGATGATGGATCGTTATTGGACGCACGAACGTCAATTAGCGGAAGTTAAGGAATACTTGGCGACCCAACCAGCTAGCGCGCGGAAAGAGTTTGACCAAGTGTATAACAAATACATTGGGCAAGTGCCAAAGGAAAAGGGCTTTGACCTTGAAAAGGGACTCAAGAAGATTTTATCCAAAAAGGAAAATTGGAAAGAAATCGATGAGTTACTCAAGGCAGGTGATTTCTTACCAAAGCAACGGACATCAGCCAATGGGGTCATCCCACACCAAATGCACCAACAAGAATTGGACCGGATTATTGAAAAGCAAGCTAAGTACTACCCGTGGCTAGCAACGGAAAACCCAGCCACTGGTGAACGTGATCGTCACCAAGCGAAGTATGAACTTGATCAGCTAGTTTCCTTCCGGATTCCTTACTATGTTGGACCGCTAGTAACGCCTGAGGTTCAAAAGGCGACATCTGGCGCTAAGTTTGCTTGGGCAAAGCGGAAAGAAGATGGGGAGATTACCCCTTGGAACCTGTGGGATAAGATTGACCGTGCTGAATCAGCTGAAGCCTTTATCAAGCGGATGACGGTTAAGGATACGTATCTATTAAACGAGGATGTCCTGCCTGCTAACAGCTTGCTATACCAAAAGTACAACGTCTTAAACGAACTAAACAACGTTCGAGTGAATGGACGCCGCCTATCAGTCGGAATTAAACAAGATATTTACACTGAGCTCTTCAAGAAGAAAAAGACGGTGAAGGCAGGTGACGTGGCCAGCCTAGTGATGGCGAAGACACGAGGAGTTAACAAGCCAAGTGTTGAAGGTTTATCCGATCCGAAGAAGTTCAATTCAAATTTGGCAACCTACCTTGATCTAAAGTCAATTATGGGTGACAAGGTTGATGATAACCGTTATCAAATGGATCTCGAAAACATTATCGAGTGGCGTTCCGTCTTTGAAGATGGGGAAATTTTTGCGGACAAGTTAACTGAAGTGGAATGGCTGACGGATGAGCAACGTTCTGCCCTTGTTAAGAAACGGTATAAGGGCTGGGGACGTTTATCCAAGAAGCTACTGACGGGAATCGTTGACGAGAACGGCCAACGGATCATTGATCTGATGTGGAATACTGATCAAAACTTCATGCAGATTGTCAACCAGCCTGTCTTTAAAGAACAGATTGACCAACTGAACCAAAAGGCCATCACCAATGATGGGATGACTTTGCGGGAGCGGGTCGAGAGCGTTCTGGATGACGCCTATACTTCACCGCAGAACAAGAAGGCCATCTGGCAAGTTGTTCGGGTGGTGGAAGATATTGTTAAAGCGGTCGGGAATGCACCAAAGTCGATTTCAATTGAATTTGCCCGTAATGAAGGCAACAAGGGAGAAATAACCCGGAGCCGGCGTACTCAATTGCAGAAATTATTTGAAGATCAGGCCCATGAATTAGTTAAGGATACGAGCTTGACTGAGGAATTGGAGAAGGCACCGGATCTTTCCGATCGTTATTACTTCTACTTCACCCAAGGTGGTAAGGATATGTACACCGGTGATCCAATCAACTTCGATGAAATTTCTACCAAGTATGATATTGACCACATTTTGCCACAATCCTTCGTGAAGGATGATTCCTTAGATAATCGGGTGTTAGTAAGTCGGGCGGAGAATAATAAGAAGTCTGACCGGGTGCCAGCTAAGCTTTACGCAGCCAAGATGAAACCATACTGGAACCAACTTTTGAAGCAGGGATTGATCACGCAACGGAAGTTTGAAAACCTAACGATGGACGTTGATCAAAATATTAAGTATCGGTCACTTGGATTCGTGAAGCGCCAATTAGTTGAAACACGCCAAGTTATCAAGTTGACGGCTAACATCTTGGGTAGTATGTACCAAGAAGCCGGGACGGACATCATTGAGACTCGGGCTGGTTTAACTAAGCAATTACGCGAGGAATTCGATTTACCAAAGGTTCGTGAAGTAAACGACTATCACCACGCAGTTGATGCTTACCTGACAACGTTTGCTGGGCAATATTTGAACCGCCGTTATCCGAAATTACGCTCCTTCTTCGTATACGGTGAGTACATGAAGTTCAAGCATGGGTCAGATCTGAAGCTACGTAACTTTAACTTCTTCCATGAATTGATGGAAGGCGACAAGAGCCAAGGTAAGGTTGTCGATCAACAAACTGGTGAGCTGATTACGACAAGGGATGAAGTAGCCAAGAGCTTTGATCGATTATTGAACATGAAGTATATGCTGGTATCGAAGGAAGTTCACGACCGGAGTGACCAACTGTATGGAGCAACGATTGTAACAGCAAAGGAATCTGGTAAGCTCACTTCACCAATTGAGATCAAGAAAAATCGACCTGTTGATTTGTATGGTGCTTATACGAATGGAACGTCAGCTTTCATGACGATCATTAAGTTTACTGGAAACAAACCTAAGTATAAGGTGATTGGGGTTCCAACAACATCGGCGGTCGGTTTAAAACGAGTTGGGAAACCGGGCAGTGAATCATATAACCAAGAATTACATCGAATCATTAAATCTAATCCGAAGGTAAAGAAAGATTTTGAGATTGTAGTTCCACATGTTTCGTATAGTCAGTTGATAGTTGATGGTGACTGCAAATTTACCCTAGCTAGTGATACTTATCAGCATCCGGCAACTCAGCTAGTTCTTTCTAAAGAATCGATGGAAATAATTGCAGATGATTTTAAATTTGTGAAAGAAAATCCGGCAACTGCGGATGAACAACTTGTTAGGGTTTTTGATGAAATTGTTAATCAAATGAACCATTACTTTACTATCTTTGACCAACGTAGTAATCGTCAAAAGGTAACGAAGGCTCGAGATAAGTTTGTATCGTTACCAACGGAATCAGAGTATGAGGGTGCTAAGAAAACGCAAGTAGGGAAGACAGAAGTCATTACGAACTTACTGATGGGTCTACATGCCAATGCTGCACAAGGTGATTTGAAAGTATTAGGATTATCAACCTTTGGGTTTTTCCAGAGTTCAGGTGGACTGAATTTAAGTGAAGATGCAATGATCGTATACCAGTCACCAACCGGTTTGTTTGAACGTCGCATTTGTTTGAAAGACATTTAA
- the cas2 gene encoding CRISPR-associated endonuclease Cas2, producing the protein MRLMVMFDLPTDTSQQRKQYRQFRKKLLNEGFIMIQYSVYVRVCTTRSAAEFLERRLKDYLPDQGVIQSLMLTEKQYSDMHFLLGDEVKEVRNSSKRTIVL; encoded by the coding sequence ATGCGCTTGATGGTCATGTTTGATTTGCCCACGGACACTAGTCAGCAACGAAAGCAGTATCGTCAGTTCCGCAAGAAGCTATTAAATGAAGGATTTATTATGATCCAGTACTCTGTTTACGTTCGTGTATGTACGACAAGGAGTGCGGCTGAGTTTTTGGAGAGAAGGCTTAAGGATTATTTACCAGACCAAGGAGTCATCCAATCGTTAATGTTAACGGAAAAGCAATACAGTGACATGCATTTCTTGCTTGGTGATGAGGTTAAAGAAGTTAGAAATTCATCAAAGAGGACGATTGTACTATGA
- the prmA gene encoding 50S ribosomal protein L11 methyltransferase has protein sequence MNWTAIVVETSTEAVDAVSYILTDTGATGVKIDDAADYQKLKPGKYGPYGEIVDPSTLPHREEGAAVTGYYPPTTFVPEKIADIRQRVAKLADFGLNPAPARVAAEEIDNQDWATAWQKYYHPVRVTRELTIVPQWEEYTPATADEKLLVLDPGMAFGTGTHPTTQLMLQALTIALRGGESMIDVGTGSGVLSIAAKQLGAGEVWAYDIDDVAVKSAKKNLALNPIAKDVHTGVNSLLDGIHTQVDLVVANILAEIILPLVPQAFENLKPGGKFLTSGIINTKFETVKKAIEAQGFVVDETMRIKDWYGIIAHKPAPEEA, from the coding sequence ATGAATTGGACAGCCATTGTGGTGGAAACCAGCACCGAAGCCGTCGACGCGGTTTCCTACATTTTGACCGACACCGGGGCGACCGGGGTCAAGATCGACGACGCGGCCGACTACCAAAAGCTCAAGCCCGGTAAGTACGGGCCCTACGGCGAAATTGTCGACCCGAGCACCTTACCACACCGCGAGGAGGGGGCGGCCGTGACCGGCTACTACCCGCCCACGACCTTCGTGCCCGAAAAAATCGCCGACATCCGCCAGCGGGTGGCCAAGTTAGCCGACTTCGGCCTCAACCCGGCCCCGGCCAGGGTCGCTGCCGAAGAAATCGATAACCAGGACTGGGCGACGGCCTGGCAAAAGTACTACCACCCGGTCCGCGTCACCCGTGAGCTGACGATCGTACCGCAGTGGGAGGAATACACCCCGGCGACGGCCGATGAAAAGCTGCTCGTCTTGGACCCGGGAATGGCCTTTGGGACCGGGACCCACCCGACCACCCAGCTGATGCTCCAAGCGTTAACGATCGCCCTACGTGGCGGTGAATCGATGATCGACGTCGGAACCGGCTCCGGGGTCTTGTCGATTGCGGCGAAGCAACTGGGCGCCGGCGAAGTCTGGGCCTACGACATCGATGACGTGGCCGTTAAGTCGGCCAAAAAGAACCTAGCGCTCAACCCGATCGCTAAAGACGTTCACACAGGGGTTAACTCACTGTTGGACGGCATTCACACCCAGGTCGATCTGGTGGTCGCCAACATCCTGGCCGAAATCATCCTGCCATTAGTGCCACAAGCCTTTGAGAACCTCAAGCCGGGCGGCAAGTTCTTGACCTCCGGGATCATCAACACCAAGTTTGAAACGGTCAAGAAAGCCATCGAAGCGCAGGGCTTTGTGGTTGACGAAACGATGCGGATCAAGGATTGGTACGGGATCATCGCCCACAAGCCAGCACCGGAGGAAGCCTAA